A window from Phaeocystidibacter marisrubri encodes these proteins:
- a CDS encoding NAD-dependent epimerase/dehydratase family protein, with translation MQQKISILGCGWLGSALATELIRSGYEVAGSTTSLEKMSDLSEAGIKPFLMNISSIDSTIQNFLSAEILIVAITSKNIEHFVDLIECLEASEVQKVLFISSTSVYPNTNEVVRESTNTLLTPLVEIEQLFTSNPSFHSTILRFGGLFGYDRKPGNFVRSKKRIPNPEGYINFIHRDDCIAIIGEIIKQNAWDEIFNACSDSHPKRRDFYRKEARKIGLDSIEFDEDSKNEFKIVNSEKLKAHLGYSFKYSDLME, from the coding sequence TTGCAACAGAAAATAAGCATATTGGGATGTGGCTGGCTGGGATCGGCCTTGGCCACTGAATTAATCCGCAGTGGCTATGAAGTGGCTGGCTCAACCACTTCGCTGGAAAAAATGAGCGACCTGTCGGAAGCGGGAATTAAGCCATTTCTCATGAACATAAGTTCGATAGACTCTACGATTCAGAACTTTCTATCTGCCGAGATTTTGATTGTGGCCATAACGAGTAAGAACATCGAGCATTTTGTGGATCTTATCGAATGTTTGGAGGCCTCTGAGGTACAAAAAGTGCTCTTCATTAGTTCCACCTCTGTCTACCCAAACACCAATGAAGTGGTCAGGGAAAGCACGAATACCTTGCTTACCCCTCTTGTTGAAATTGAACAACTATTCACCTCAAACCCTTCTTTTCACTCCACCATTCTTAGGTTCGGTGGTCTCTTTGGCTATGACCGTAAGCCTGGAAACTTTGTTCGATCCAAGAAACGTATTCCAAACCCTGAAGGGTACATCAACTTTATTCATAGAGATGATTGCATCGCGATAATCGGAGAAATAATTAAACAGAACGCGTGGGACGAAATCTTTAATGCCTGTTCCGATAGTCATCCTAAGCGAAGAGATTTCTACCGTAAAGAAGCGAGAAAAATAGGTCTTGACTCCATTGAGTTCGACGAAGACTCCAAGAATGAATTCAAAATCGTCAACTCCGAGAAACTAAAGGCACACTTGGGGTACAGCTTCAAGTATTCCGATTTAATGGAGTAA
- a CDS encoding DoxX family protein — translation MTHFNIAVFLTRITVAFPMLFYGISKIVNGFDWIASSLASMGFPSVFAYGVLVGEIVAPLAMLIGFRTRIASLIFSFNTLVAFFVARTGDLFVLNPHGGWSLDLLFMFMMGGVVLALTGAGKWAVSSTTKWD, via the coding sequence ATGACACATTTCAACATCGCCGTTTTTTTAACTCGAATTACCGTTGCTTTTCCCATGCTGTTTTACGGCATCAGTAAGATCGTCAACGGTTTCGACTGGATTGCTAGCAGTCTAGCATCCATGGGATTCCCATCTGTTTTCGCTTATGGCGTTCTCGTCGGTGAAATTGTTGCGCCGCTCGCAATGCTCATCGGATTCAGGACGAGAATCGCTTCTCTCATCTTCAGCTTCAATACACTGGTGGCTTTTTTTGTAGCCCGAACTGGAGATCTGTTTGTCCTCAATCCTCATGGAGGTTGGTCTCTGGATCTGCTCTTCATGTTCATGATGGGTGGGGTTGTTCTCGCTCTGACAGGTGCGGGGAAATGGGCTGTATCCTCAACAACTAAATGGGACTGA
- a CDS encoding Crp/Fnr family transcriptional regulator, with translation MEHPLVNALLSNFRPPNPRTLLESDPTQIAFQHLFEEFRTHVELTEEEFAELEPSLSLEVLKKKEFLVQPGQISTHMNFIHKGCLRVFYLDQQAQEHTLQVGVEGWWVSDFSSFIRWVPSELYTQALEETVLVRIPKKELEALYLKIPAFSHFFREKIQGGYVALQERTIHSMSQDAYSRYLDFIKKYRNIEQRIPQYVVASYLGVTPEFLSHLRKKHAKDLS, from the coding sequence ATGGAGCATCCTCTCGTTAATGCCCTTTTGAGTAACTTTCGTCCTCCTAATCCCCGTACACTCTTGGAAAGCGATCCAACCCAAATAGCCTTTCAGCATCTGTTTGAAGAATTTCGAACCCATGTAGAACTGACAGAGGAAGAGTTTGCAGAACTCGAACCTTCACTGTCATTAGAGGTGTTGAAAAAGAAAGAATTTCTGGTACAACCGGGACAGATATCCACGCACATGAATTTCATTCACAAGGGGTGTTTGCGCGTGTTTTATTTGGATCAGCAAGCTCAAGAGCACACCTTACAAGTAGGTGTAGAGGGATGGTGGGTGAGTGATTTTTCCAGTTTCATTCGATGGGTGCCATCCGAATTGTATACCCAAGCGCTAGAGGAAACTGTACTCGTTCGAATTCCTAAGAAAGAGTTGGAAGCACTCTATCTCAAGATCCCTGCATTTTCTCACTTCTTTCGGGAGAAAATCCAAGGGGGATATGTTGCCCTTCAAGAGCGTACCATTCATAGTATGTCGCAAGACGCCTATAGTAGGTATCTCGACTTTATCAAGAAGTACCGGAATATCGAGCAGCGCATCCCTCAGTACGTTGTTGCTTCCTACCTGGGAGTGACCCCCGAGTTTCTCAGTCACCTGCGAAAAAAACATGCAAAAGATCTTTCTTAA
- a CDS encoding GNAT family N-acetyltransferase gives MNTIELNINNLKSLWKTVGMERGLSFENHALAGVYIRDESWPNRIWLKDESALENWQLAVEFMDANPGLTLTAFGEPSIEYASLRLLSTQYGMVKAIDRSPRQSELTLIRVSDDETAKEWSALFSVSFGYSISAKTVQSTRESIEYYLARVDGELVGTAVLYGTDSLVMGVHSMGVLRVFRGRGYARQIMQALFFIVKDRPQTHLVLQASEAGKPLYEKMGFHTEFIQQNYAQTAKNKNND, from the coding sequence ATGAACACCATTGAATTAAACATCAACAACCTCAAGAGCCTGTGGAAAACGGTAGGCATGGAACGCGGACTTTCGTTTGAGAACCATGCCCTAGCCGGAGTGTACATCCGCGATGAAAGCTGGCCCAATCGGATATGGCTAAAGGACGAAAGCGCCCTTGAGAATTGGCAACTCGCCGTAGAATTTATGGATGCCAATCCCGGTCTGACTTTAACGGCGTTTGGAGAACCGAGTATAGAGTATGCGAGTCTCAGATTGCTTTCTACCCAATATGGGATGGTGAAGGCCATAGACCGTAGTCCTCGCCAATCTGAGCTCACATTGATTCGGGTATCCGATGATGAAACTGCGAAAGAGTGGAGTGCGTTATTCTCCGTTTCATTCGGTTATTCTATTTCTGCCAAAACGGTTCAATCAACGCGAGAGTCCATTGAGTATTACCTCGCCAGAGTTGATGGAGAGTTGGTGGGTACAGCGGTTTTGTATGGTACCGATTCCTTGGTGATGGGAGTGCATTCCATGGGCGTTCTACGCGTGTTTCGAGGGAGGGGATATGCTCGACAAATAATGCAAGCGCTCTTCTTTATCGTAAAGGATCGCCCTCAAACCCACCTTGTTCTACAAGCTTCAGAAGCGGGTAAGCCGCTGTATGAGAAGATGGGATTTCACACAGAATTTATTCAGCAGAACTATGCGCAAACAGCTAAAAACAAGAACAATGACTGA
- a CDS encoding DUF4386 domain-containing protein gives MRINSKTLSLGGAMYLLIFIGAFFSEGAIRGTMFLWDDSTATVDAIQNNSRFFQIGILGDLTAFIADVFISILFFYLLKPVGSVLAATLSALRLIAHPAIGISNLLFQFQAGNLAIHATSFSDEQVAELTMNAVKTHHMGYLLAGAMFGVHCFLLGYAMYKSGFFHKGLAILMLVAGITYVLETYGSVIWPNQSEMFSSIVMLFAVVAEIWLLLWLLIPAFRKKYSSTIVQA, from the coding sequence ATGCGAATTAACAGTAAAACACTATCGTTGGGAGGAGCCATGTATCTCCTCATTTTCATCGGAGCCTTTTTTAGTGAAGGAGCCATTCGAGGCACAATGTTCCTGTGGGATGACAGTACCGCCACTGTGGATGCCATTCAGAACAATTCCCGTTTCTTTCAAATCGGCATTCTGGGAGATTTGACGGCCTTCATTGCCGACGTATTCATCAGCATACTTTTCTTTTATCTCCTCAAACCCGTGGGTTCTGTTTTAGCAGCTACGCTCAGTGCATTGCGCCTGATAGCTCACCCAGCTATTGGAATTTCCAACTTACTCTTTCAATTCCAAGCGGGAAACCTAGCCATTCATGCCACTTCTTTTAGTGATGAACAAGTGGCAGAATTGACCATGAATGCAGTAAAGACACACCACATGGGCTACCTCCTAGCAGGTGCGATGTTCGGCGTCCATTGTTTCCTATTGGGATATGCGATGTACAAATCTGGCTTCTTCCATAAAGGATTAGCCATCCTGATGCTCGTTGCAGGTATTACCTATGTCTTGGAAACTTATGGCAGTGTAATCTGGCCAAATCAGTCGGAAATGTTCTCCTCCATTGTGATGCTCTTTGCTGTGGTTGCCGAAATTTGGCTCTTGCTCTGGCTCCTTATTCCCGCGTTCCGAAAGAAGTATTCTTCAACTATTGTACAGGCATGA
- a CDS encoding DMT family transporter, with protein sequence MSFVNGLLVFVAFVGGAALAIQSGFNSQLGKALNQPLAAISISLAGGAVISGLLWISKSFRNSVSLEQAAPHLWFSGAIFSVLGIGIYFVIIPRIGINTTIAAGLVGQIVFSAIASHQGWFNLPAQPINLTKAVGMALMVVGVLLITSKS encoded by the coding sequence ATGAGCTTCGTAAACGGATTACTGGTCTTTGTGGCCTTTGTAGGTGGGGCTGCATTGGCCATTCAAAGCGGATTCAACAGTCAACTGGGGAAGGCCCTAAATCAACCGCTGGCAGCCATTTCCATCTCATTGGCAGGCGGAGCCGTGATTTCGGGGTTGCTCTGGATTTCTAAATCCTTTCGGAATAGTGTTTCTCTAGAGCAAGCAGCTCCCCATTTGTGGTTTAGCGGAGCCATTTTCAGCGTATTGGGGATTGGGATCTACTTCGTGATTATTCCACGGATTGGAATCAACACCACCATAGCCGCAGGGTTGGTAGGACAAATCGTCTTTTCCGCAATAGCCTCACATCAAGGGTGGTTCAATCTACCCGCTCAACCCATCAACTTGACCAAAGCTGTGGGAATGGCACTTATGGTGGTGGGAGTCCTCCTCATTACTTCAAAATCGTAG
- a CDS encoding ankyrin repeat domain-containing protein, with amino-acid sequence MKRLFSFRKTQNLDTNELKRALYHADLKTIKEFVKNGLDVNQQIESFDSDSILIRAIPCSPEKRGSKQHLGVIDYLLSQGADINQYNMDGYNSLHIALSHHDLSGVSLSLLENGEANVNLADKPNGNTPLFIAIREYGLTWREDQKEVNHLRYKIIEKLLNRGAQLDHPNIHGVTPRFWTERLNSDDPIHALLT; translated from the coding sequence ATGAAACGTCTCTTCTCCTTCCGTAAAACGCAAAATCTTGACACCAATGAGTTGAAACGTGCTCTTTATCATGCAGATCTAAAGACGATCAAGGAGTTTGTGAAAAACGGACTCGATGTGAATCAGCAAATTGAAAGTTTCGATTCAGACTCTATTTTGATAAGGGCCATTCCTTGTTCTCCTGAAAAAAGAGGATCAAAACAACATTTAGGAGTAATTGATTACTTGCTGAGTCAAGGTGCAGATATCAATCAATATAATATGGACGGATACAACTCCCTTCATATAGCTCTTTCCCACCATGACTTATCTGGAGTTTCACTCTCCCTACTTGAGAACGGTGAAGCCAATGTGAATTTAGCGGATAAGCCCAATGGCAACACTCCCCTCTTCATCGCGATTCGAGAATATGGTCTCACCTGGCGAGAAGATCAAAAGGAGGTGAATCATCTGCGGTATAAAATCATCGAGAAGTTACTCAATCGTGGTGCCCAACTAGACCATCCCAACATCCACGGCGTCACTCCCAGATTTTGGACAGAAAGGCTGAATTCTGATGACCCGATTCATGCTCTTCTCACGTAA
- a CDS encoding NAD(P)H-dependent oxidoreductase, producing MTDLLTALEWRYATKSFNSSVRLTDLQLDVLKKAVQLSVSSFGLQPYKVFIIDSQEVKSAIMEAAYGQKQIGEASHVFVFAHQRQYQSKEVEDLIVKLAENQGRKVEELQPYQQSIDSWMGAMSDEKLETWMSSQVHIAMNNLLLAAATLGIDSCPMGGFDIEKVDDILGLKSEGLKSCLIVPVGVRNDKDIYANYPKTRKSISELFEVR from the coding sequence ATGACTGATTTACTTACAGCGCTGGAATGGAGATATGCAACCAAGTCATTTAACTCCAGTGTTCGTCTCACCGACCTACAATTAGATGTCCTGAAGAAGGCCGTACAACTCAGTGTGTCTTCCTTTGGACTTCAGCCTTACAAGGTTTTCATCATCGATTCGCAGGAGGTAAAATCCGCCATCATGGAGGCCGCTTATGGGCAGAAGCAAATTGGTGAAGCTTCACATGTTTTTGTCTTTGCTCATCAACGTCAGTATCAATCCAAAGAGGTAGAAGATCTTATTGTGAAATTGGCAGAGAATCAGGGGCGAAAGGTAGAAGAACTGCAACCCTATCAACAATCCATCGACTCTTGGATGGGGGCTATGTCGGATGAGAAGCTCGAAACCTGGATGTCTTCTCAAGTCCATATTGCCATGAACAACCTCCTGCTAGCAGCGGCAACACTAGGCATAGATAGTTGTCCGATGGGAGGATTTGACATCGAGAAAGTAGATGATATCTTGGGTTTGAAATCCGAAGGTCTCAAATCTTGCCTCATTGTTCCCGTTGGTGTGCGAAACGACAAGGACATTTATGCCAATTACCCCAAAACCAGAAAAAGTATATCTGAATTATTCGAGGTTAGATAG